Proteins encoded together in one Telopea speciosissima isolate NSW1024214 ecotype Mountain lineage chromosome 4, Tspe_v1, whole genome shotgun sequence window:
- the LOC122657607 gene encoding asparagine--tRNA ligase, cytoplasmic 2 — MESEEGAKMVQSLVNVTPSKYSKRVLLKSILGRSDNGWELVGQRIIIGGWVKSSKEQIKDLPPPPPPPEAAPKKEEGPKEVSCVELLQSRIPLFRTIIKALTGHYPTQEKVETWSASARPNLTSIAYLQVNDGSCVLNLQVVVESSVAPLNQLMPTGTSILAEGVLKQSSVQGKHVVELNVEKVLHIGIVDHVKYPLAMRRIPVDVLRGYSHLRPRTITVASVTRIRNALTYATHAFFQNNDFLHVHVPIITTIDAKGFSEKFQVTSLSGKADKEQPKETNDIGAINLEVVRGAIKEKSNKVDELKRSDSNREALSAALQDLKKANELALQLEAQEKSKPGTLSKVVEVDFSKDFFGRQAYLTVSGQLHLESYACALGNVYTIGPTFQAEKTQNTKHLAESWVVELEMAFADLEDVMNCAEDYLKFLCQWVLEHCSDDMGFVCKRIDNTSIERLQFLLSSSFGKITYTQAVELLKIVTDKTFETKIEWGVPLAEEHESYLAEEVYKRPVIIYNHPKEIKPFHMRLNDDERTVAAIDVVLPKTGTLIRGGQREERFDILSTRVKELNLPKEQYEWYLDLRRQGTIKHSGFSLDFDLLVLWVSGLYDMRDVVPFPRSYGNVNF, encoded by the exons ATGGAGTCAGAAGAAGGTGCAAAGATGGTTCAGAGCCTTGTGAATGTGACCCCATCAAAGTACTCGAAGAGGGTACTTCTGAAATCCATCTTGGGTCGCAGTGATAATGGCTGGGAACTCGTTGGCCAGAGAATTATTATTGGGGGATGGGTGAAATCATCGAAAGAGCAAATAAAggatcttcctcctcctcctcctccgccaGAGGCTGCGCCGAAGAAGGAAGAGGGGCCTAAAGAAGTTTCTTGCGTGGAACTTCTTCAATCTCGAATTCCTCTCTTTCGAACAATAATTAAGGCTCTGACTGGCCACTACCCCACACAGGAGAAGGTGGAGACATGGTCTGCTAGTGCTCGACCCAATCTGACTTCTATTGCTTATTTGCAAGTCAATGATGGTTCCTGTGTTCTAAATCTTCAG GTGGTGGTCGAGTCCTCTGTTGCTCCTCTTAACCAATTAATGCCTACAGGAACTTCAATTTTGGCAGAAGGTGTTTTGAAGCAATCATCTGTGCAGGGAAAGCATGTTGTAGAGCTTAATGTGGAGAAAGTTCTACACATAGGAATTGTCGATCATGTTAAGTATCCATTGGCAATGAGAAGAATACCTGTTGATGTTCTAAGGGGTTATTCCCATCTTCGTCCTCGCACTATTACG GTAGCATCTGTTACTCGAATCCGAAATGCGTTGACTTATGCAACTCATGCATTCTTCCAAAACAATGACTTCCTTCACGTGCATGTCCCTATTATTACTACCATCGATGCTAAAGGTTTTAGTGAGAAGTTCCAGGTTACATCTCTTTCTGGTAAAGCTGATAAGGAGCAGCCTAAGGAGACAAATGATATTGGAGCCATTAACCTTGAAGTTGTTAGGGGTGCTATTAAGGAAAAAAGTAATAAAGTTGACGAGCTAAAAAGAAGTGACAGCAATAGGGAGGCACTATCAGCTGCACTTCAGGATCTTAAGAAGGCAAATGAGCTAGCCTTGCAGTTGGAAGCACAAGAGAAATCAAAGCCAGGAACTTTGTCAAAAGTAGTAGAGGTGGACTTCTCTAAAGATTTCTTTGGCCGCCAAGCATATCTAACTGTTTCTGGTCAGCTTCACCTTGAGAGCTATGCATGTGCACTCGGTAATGTGTACACAATTGGACCCACATTTCAAGCAGAAAAGACACAGAATACAAAGCATTTGGCAGAGTCATGGGTTGTTGAGCTCGAAATGGCTTTTGCTGACTTGGAG GATGTCATGAACTGTGCTGAGGACTACTTGAAGTTCCTCTGTCAATGGGTTTTAGAACATTGTTCTGATGACATGGGATTTGTTTGCAAACGAATTGACAATACTAGCATTGAACGCCTTCAATTTTTGTTGTCAAGCTCATTCGGAAAGATCACCTACACACAAGCAGTGGAGCTTTTGAAAATT GTTACAGACAAGACATTTGAAACTAAAATCGAATGGGGTGTTCCCCTAGCTGAGGAACATGAAAG TTATTTGGCTGAGGAGGTATATAAAAGGCCTGTAATCATATATAACCACCCAAAAGAAATTAAGCCATTTCATATGCGCCTCAATGATGATGAGAGAACAGTTGCGGCAATTGATGTAGTGTTACCAAAG ACTGGAACTTTGATTAGAGGTGGTCAAAGGGAGGAGCGCTTTGATATTCTCAGTACAAG GGTGAAGGAGTTGAATTTGCCAAAGGAGCAGTATGAGTGGTATTTAGATCTCCGCAGACAAGGAACCATCAAACACTCTGGCTTCAGTCTTGATTTTGACCTTCTTGTCCTCTGGGTCTCTGGCCTTTATGACATGAGAGATGTTGTCCCTTTCCCCAGATCTTACGGCAATGTGAATTTCTAG